In Streptomyces sclerotialus, one genomic interval encodes:
- a CDS encoding sensor histidine kinase has translation MSFRLRALALLMLVAMAATAATAWLTWRQATRQAADSVTAGRQVVSRITGELHAYGYAHGTWEGLSPTVSRLAKETGQRIWVATEADELLADSDALTGHEPRAVSRQPPVLVDPRPTLRLPTDKVPLASVKRTVTAIGEYRAAAAYAACLTRAGAKVTARPDSTGVPRISTDRPPPAQCEEPAAASDPKAAQDHAAVRPCESERRFAGCLQRTFDERVGTAAPPRLQVRLGVRDESPPTLAAAPTVAVAAGVALAAILGALLLSRAVLRPVRALTLAARGLGEGELGRRVPVSGRDEIAELGRAFNRMADSLQAGEARQRRMTGDIAHELRTPLANLRGYLEALRDGVVEPTPELLESLHEEAMLQQRIVDDLQDLALAEAGALTYHRTDVELGELLETCRTAHRTQAENAGVALELAAPERVYAVADADRLRQVVGNLVGNALRATPPGGTVTLSVTGRGGTAVIEVRDTGTGIPAEDLPHLFDRFWRADAARGRATGGSGLGLSIARQIVTDHGGTIEVASTVGAGTVFTVTLGGVPAVPADAG, from the coding sequence GTGAGCTTCCGGCTGCGGGCGCTCGCCCTGCTGATGCTCGTCGCGATGGCCGCCACGGCCGCGACCGCCTGGCTGACCTGGCGTCAGGCGACCCGCCAGGCAGCCGATTCCGTCACCGCGGGACGGCAGGTGGTGTCCCGGATCACCGGTGAACTCCACGCGTACGGGTACGCGCACGGCACCTGGGAAGGGCTCTCCCCCACGGTGAGCCGGCTGGCGAAGGAGACCGGCCAGCGCATCTGGGTGGCCACGGAGGCCGACGAACTGCTCGCCGACTCCGACGCGCTCACCGGCCACGAGCCCCGCGCGGTGAGCCGGCAGCCCCCAGTCCTGGTCGACCCGCGCCCCACGCTGCGGCTGCCGACGGACAAGGTGCCACTGGCCTCCGTCAAGCGCACGGTCACCGCGATCGGCGAGTACCGGGCGGCCGCGGCCTACGCGGCCTGCCTGACCCGGGCCGGGGCGAAGGTGACGGCCCGGCCGGACAGCACCGGCGTCCCCCGGATCAGCACGGACCGGCCGCCGCCCGCGCAGTGCGAGGAGCCGGCCGCGGCCTCGGACCCGAAGGCGGCCCAGGACCATGCGGCGGTCCGCCCGTGCGAGTCCGAGCGGCGGTTCGCCGGCTGTCTGCAGCGGACCTTCGACGAGCGGGTCGGCACGGCGGCGCCGCCCCGGCTCCAGGTCCGCCTGGGCGTACGCGACGAGTCCCCGCCCACCCTGGCCGCCGCACCCACCGTCGCCGTCGCGGCCGGCGTGGCCCTCGCCGCCATCCTCGGCGCCCTCCTGCTCAGCAGGGCCGTCCTGCGTCCGGTCCGCGCCCTGACGCTGGCGGCCCGGGGCCTGGGGGAAGGCGAGCTGGGGCGACGCGTCCCGGTCTCCGGGCGGGACGAGATCGCCGAGCTGGGGCGTGCGTTCAACCGGATGGCCGACTCCCTCCAGGCCGGCGAGGCCCGCCAGCGCCGGATGACCGGCGACATCGCGCACGAGCTGCGCACCCCGCTCGCCAATCTGCGCGGCTACCTGGAGGCCCTGCGGGACGGCGTCGTGGAGCCGACGCCCGAACTCCTGGAATCCCTGCACGAGGAGGCGATGCTCCAGCAGCGCATCGTGGACGACCTGCAAGACCTGGCGCTGGCCGAGGCCGGTGCGCTCACCTACCACCGCACCGACGTCGAACTGGGCGAGCTGCTGGAGACCTGCCGTACCGCGCACCGCACGCAGGCCGAGAACGCCGGTGTCGCGCTGGAACTGGCGGCGCCGGAACGGGTGTACGCGGTCGCCGACGCCGACCGGCTGCGCCAGGTCGTCGGCAATCTCGTCGGGAACGCGCTGCGGGCCACGCCGCCGGGCGGCACCGTGACGCTGAGCGTGACCGGGCGCGGCGGTACGGCGGTCATCGAGGTGCGGGACACCGGGACGGGCATCCCCGCCGAGGACCTGCCGCACCTCTTCGACCGTTTCTGGCGCGCCGACGCGGCGCGGGGCCGCGCCACCGGCGGCAGTGGGCTGGGGCTGTCCATCGCCCGGCAGATCGTGACCGACCACGGGGGGACGATCGAGGTGGCGAGCACGGTCGGGGCCGGGACGGTCTTCACGGTCACGCTCGGCGGGGTGCCGGCGGTACCGGCGGACGCGGGCTGA
- a CDS encoding ABC transporter permease — protein sequence MSRARHAASLRPARLSPADLLRLGGTGLRTRPLRVFLSALGIAIGVAAMVAVVGISSSSRAEVDRRLDALGTNMLRVAPGQTPDGKKTRLPEEAVPMIRRIGPVRQVAAVGTVDGAAVYRNEHMPPGRTSSVQVAAAEPELLPAIGGKVRTGRWLASATEEYPAVVLGAQAARRLDAYTPGTRLWLGGTWFSLVGVLEPAPLAPEIDSSALVGRQAARTYLRFDGHPSTVYVRARDDRVAAVRDVLAATANPAKPNEVLVSRPSDALAAREATESALTGLLLGLGGVALLVGGVGVGNTMVISVLERRPEIGLRRALGATSGQIRGQFVAESLLLSALGGLGGTVLGTVITAGYAYVRGWPTEVPVWAAGAGIAVTLLIGAIAGLYPAVRAGRLAPTTALAGS from the coding sequence ATGAGCCGCGCCCGGCATGCCGCGTCGCTGCGGCCCGCCCGGCTGAGCCCCGCCGACCTCCTCCGGCTCGGCGGCACCGGACTGCGTACCCGCCCGCTGCGGGTGTTCCTCTCCGCGCTGGGCATCGCGATCGGAGTGGCCGCGATGGTCGCCGTCGTCGGCATCTCCAGCTCCAGCCGGGCGGAGGTCGACCGCAGGCTCGACGCGCTCGGCACCAACATGCTGCGCGTCGCGCCCGGACAGACCCCCGACGGCAAGAAGACCCGGCTGCCGGAGGAGGCGGTACCGATGATCCGGCGGATCGGCCCGGTGCGGCAGGTGGCGGCGGTCGGCACGGTCGACGGTGCCGCGGTCTACCGCAATGAGCACATGCCGCCGGGGCGGACCAGCAGCGTCCAGGTGGCCGCCGCCGAGCCGGAACTGCTGCCGGCGATCGGGGGGAAGGTCCGTACGGGCCGGTGGCTCGCGTCGGCGACCGAGGAGTACCCGGCGGTGGTGCTCGGCGCCCAGGCGGCCCGGCGGCTGGACGCGTACACCCCGGGCACCCGGCTGTGGCTGGGCGGCACGTGGTTCTCGCTGGTCGGCGTGTTGGAACCGGCGCCGCTCGCGCCCGAGATCGACAGCTCGGCGCTGGTCGGCCGGCAGGCGGCACGGACGTACCTGCGTTTCGACGGCCACCCGTCGACCGTCTACGTACGCGCCCGGGACGACCGGGTGGCGGCGGTGCGGGACGTCCTCGCGGCGACCGCGAACCCGGCGAAGCCGAACGAGGTGCTGGTCTCCCGGCCCTCCGACGCGCTCGCGGCGCGCGAGGCCACCGAGTCCGCGCTGACCGGGCTGCTGCTCGGCCTCGGCGGGGTCGCGCTGCTCGTGGGCGGGGTCGGGGTCGGCAACACCATGGTGATCTCGGTGCTGGAACGCCGCCCGGAGATCGGCCTGCGCCGGGCGCTGGGCGCCACCAGCGGCCAGATCAGGGGCCAGTTCGTCGCCGAGTCGCTGCTGCTGTCCGCGCTGGGCGGCCTCGGCGGAACGGTGCTGGGCACGGTCATCACCGCCGGCTACGCGTACGTACGGGGCTGGCCGACCGAGGTACCGGTGTGGGCAGCGGGCGCGGGTATCGCCGTCACGCTGCTGATCGGGGCGATCGCCGGCCTCTACCCGGCCGTACGGGCCGGCCGGCTCGCTCCCACCACCGCGCTCGCGGGGTCCTGA
- a CDS encoding response regulator transcription factor, with protein MSARILVAEDDVKQARLIRIYLEREGNEVQTVGDGRAAIDRARSSRPDLIVLDVMMPGVDGLDVCRILRAESQVPILLLTARTTEEDMLLGLDLGADDYLTKPYSPRELTARVRALLRRAKAAGHTEPTVLTVGDLEVDTARFEVRISGEPVVLTGKEFAILTVLAGEPGRAFTRAQIIDRVFGFDQNVLERTVDAHVMNLRRKLEKGGREGARYVETVYGRGYRLAVPQGEER; from the coding sequence TTGAGCGCTCGCATACTGGTCGCCGAGGACGACGTGAAACAGGCGCGCCTGATCCGGATCTACCTGGAGCGGGAGGGGAACGAGGTACAGACGGTCGGGGACGGCCGCGCCGCCATCGACCGGGCCCGCTCCTCCCGGCCCGACCTCATCGTGCTCGACGTGATGATGCCGGGCGTCGACGGGCTCGACGTCTGCCGCATTCTGCGGGCCGAGTCCCAGGTGCCCATCCTGCTCCTCACCGCGCGCACCACCGAGGAGGACATGCTGCTGGGCCTGGACCTCGGGGCCGACGACTACCTGACCAAGCCGTACAGCCCGCGGGAACTGACCGCCCGGGTCCGGGCGTTGTTACGGCGGGCGAAGGCGGCCGGGCATACGGAGCCCACCGTGCTGACGGTCGGGGACCTGGAGGTCGACACCGCCCGCTTCGAGGTGCGGATCTCCGGCGAGCCGGTGGTGCTGACCGGCAAGGAGTTCGCCATTCTGACCGTGCTCGCGGGCGAGCCCGGACGCGCTTTCACCCGGGCCCAGATCATCGACCGGGTCTTCGGCTTCGACCAGAACGTGCTGGAACGCACCGTCGACGCGCATGTGATGAACCTGCGGCGGAAGCTGGAGAAGGGCGGCCGCGAGGGCGCGCGGTACGTCGAGACCGTGTACGGACGGGGATACCGGCTGGCCGTGCCGCAGGGTGAGGAGCGGTGA